From one Fusobacterium mortiferum ATCC 9817 genomic stretch:
- a CDS encoding chorismate mutase encodes MNKLENARKEINRIDKEITKLFEERMKQMEDVIIYKMENNLQILDAGREKEVIERNCKILVNKELEKYYLDFIENMMRISKNYQKDILEKNNKKDVNYI; translated from the coding sequence ATGAATAAATTAGAAAATGCAAGAAAAGAGATAAATAGAATAGATAAAGAGATAACTAAGCTTTTTGAAGAGAGAATGAAGCAAATGGAAGATGTAATTATTTATAAAATGGAAAATAATTTACAAATTTTAGATGCTGGAAGAGAAAAAGAAGTAATAGAGAGAAATTGTAAAATTTTAGTAAATAAAGAATTAGAAAAATATTATTTGGATTTTATTGAAAATATGATGAGAATATCTAAAAATTATCAAAAGGATATTTTAGAAAAAAATAATAAAAAAGATGTTAATTATATTTAA